TGGCGGCAGGAGACTCGGGCTTGTCGAGGACGATGGGCCGGCGCCTGCGCACCGCGCGCCAGGCCTCGTCGTCGTAGCGGATGGCCCCCAGGTCATCCATCTCCAGGCCGAAGAACTTCTTCCAGGCGGACACCACCGCGGCGCCCACGTTCAGGTCGCCATCGGTACGGGCCTGGTTGAGCACCAGCTTCACGCGGAAGGCGGCCAGCTCCTTCTCGAGCCTGTCGGCCAGCGTGGGGCTGTGCTGGCGCACGTGCTGGATGATCTGGAAGGGCGTGCGCGCGGCGCCCTCGCGGGTGGACAGGGCCTTCTCCACCAGACGCTCGATGCCGTACTCCGACTCCACCTGCTGCAACCGCCGGTAGAAGGCGGCCTTGACGAAGCGGTAGGCGTTCTCCACCGAGGTGGGCTCGGGCAGCAGCACCAGCACGCCGTGGTCGGCGATGATGAAGAAGTCGAGCGTGTTGAAGCTGGAGCCCGCGCCCAGGTCGATGATGAGGTAGTCCACCGTCTGGGTCTGCAGGCCGCGCAGCAGGCGCTGCTTCTGGGCGTACTTGATGTTGGCCGCGTCCAGCACGTCCAGCGCGCCGGCGATCAGCGACAGGTTGGGCACTCCCGTGGGGACGATGACGTCCTCCAGCCGCGCCTTGGGGCGCAGCATGAAGTCCGACAACGTGGCCGTGGGCTGACCGACACCCAGACAGGTGTGCAGGTTGGCGCCACCCAGGTCCGCGTCCACCAGCAGGACGCGCTGACCCCGAGAGGCCAGCGCGACGCCGAGGTTGGCGGAGACGAGTGACTTGCCGATGCCGCCCTTCCCGCCTCCCACCGCGATGATGCGGTGGGGACGGGTC
This is a stretch of genomic DNA from Archangium violaceum. It encodes these proteins:
- a CDS encoding P-loop NTPase, translated to MIAVGGGKGGIGKSLVSANLGVALASRGQRVLLVDADLGGANLHTCLGVGQPTATLSDFMLRPKARLEDVIVPTGVPNLSLIAGALDVLDAANIKYAQKQRLLRGLQTQTVDYLIIDLGAGSSFNTLDFFIIADHGVLVLLPEPTSVENAYRFVKAAFYRRLQQVESEYGIERLVEKALSTREGAARTPFQIIQHVRQHSPTLADRLEKELAAFRVKLVLNQARTDGDLNVGAAVVSAWKKFFGLEMDDLGAIRYDDEAWRAVRRRRPIVLDKPESPAAMGIQSIANRLLALDGVTG